Part of the Brevibacillus brevis genome is shown below.
TTGAAGAAGCGGTCATGCTCCATATGAAAGTAAGCAAGGCGCAGGCAAAGGAACGGGCGATCGCGATGCTGAAAGCGGTCGGAATGCCGCGCGCCGAAGAAATATACGGCGAATTCCCCCATCAGCTCTCCGGCGGGATGCGCCAACGCGTGATGATCGCCATGGCGATGTCCTGTGATCCAAAGCTGATCATCGCGGATGAGCCGACCACGGCGCTCGACGTGACGATTCAGGCGCAGATTCTCGATCTGATGCGCGACCTGAAGGAAAAGACCGGTACCTCGATCATGCTGATCACGCACGATCTGGGCGTAGTCGCCGAGATGTGCGATCGCGTCATCGTCATGTACGCAGGCCAGGTCGTCGAAGAGACCGACGTAGACACTTTGTTTGAAAGTCCAAAACACCCGTACACCATTGGCCTCATGAACTCGATTCCGGAGCTGGACGAGGAGCGCGAGTATTTGGAGACGATTCCGGGGGCGGTTCCGCTGCCGCATCAAATGCCGGCGGGGTGCCGATTTGCTCCGCGCTGCTCCAAAGCCATGGCGATCTGCCATGAAAAGCCGCCAGAGCTCTTGCAGCTGGAAGGCCAGAAATGCCGCTGCTGGCTGTACGCGGACGGGGGGGAACAAGCATGACGAAACCTCTGCTGACGGTAAAAGGCTTGAAACAGCATTTTCCCATCAAGGGCGGATTTCTGAAAAAGACAACCGGATACGTCAAAGCGGTGGACGGGATTGA
Proteins encoded:
- a CDS encoding ABC transporter ATP-binding protein, which encodes MTTILEVEQLRTRFRTDSGVVSVVDGVDFSIRAGETLGVVGESGCGKSVTSLSIMRLLPQNGTAEGTIRFNGKDVLGLSEKDMQRVRGNEIAMIFQEPMTSLNPLHTVGRQIEEAVMLHMKVSKAQAKERAIAMLKAVGMPRAEEIYGEFPHQLSGGMRQRVMIAMAMSCDPKLIIADEPTTALDVTIQAQILDLMRDLKEKTGTSIMLITHDLGVVAEMCDRVIVMYAGQVVEETDVDTLFESPKHPYTIGLMNSIPELDEEREYLETIPGAVPLPHQMPAGCRFAPRCSKAMAICHEKPPELLQLEGQKCRCWLYADGGEQA